From the Senegalimassilia faecalis genome, one window contains:
- a CDS encoding amidohydrolase, which translates to MRIDHVIYSSKLFTGEGDDAAARAVAIAGDAIAYVGSRDDAVAFAKEHNDAGGYEAARVTDYGDALIVPGFHDSHVHFFHSAVYSSPLATNFLGENEADCVERMKRFAEGRPTGWLLAQGWREYRWNPPVLPSKRSLDEAFPTRPVALYSGDAHTLWLNSCALAELGITRDSVAPAGGSYDRDEDGELTGIVREAAAMELMPRIMNAFSDDEIADAYRGFLRTLARNGITSVCDMSLMANPGLDFIRDDVHARLLENGELTCRVNLFPTLLDDMSRFESMNRQYRGPVLRCAGFKQFFDGVSSQHTAWVTEPYSNARCDDDCGRATIEPEKMRKLVMKAAEHGHPVRIHTIGDAAIHEALNIFEAARERFGSLPGRQHNCLEHLENFLPGDIERLAQLGVVAAVQPPHMTLDPGGPERDLGPERVPLMWPFKTMQEDGATLAFGTDSPVVDVNSMGVLYSAITRQDPQTREPRGGWLPEQRISRADAIRAYTAGSAVAAQRAGEVGELHPGMLADLAVVDTDLLACDAEDILDAKVVATWMGGTCVYEA; encoded by the coding sequence TGAAGCGGCGCGCGTGACCGATTATGGCGATGCGCTTATCGTGCCGGGATTTCACGATTCGCACGTGCACTTCTTTCATTCGGCCGTGTATTCGTCGCCGTTGGCCACGAACTTCTTGGGCGAAAACGAGGCGGATTGCGTTGAGCGCATGAAGCGATTCGCCGAGGGGCGCCCGACCGGGTGGCTGCTGGCGCAGGGGTGGCGCGAGTATCGCTGGAATCCGCCGGTGCTGCCCTCGAAGCGCTCGCTTGACGAGGCCTTCCCCACCCGACCGGTTGCCCTGTACTCCGGCGACGCGCACACGTTGTGGCTGAACAGCTGCGCGCTGGCCGAGCTGGGGATCACGCGCGACAGCGTGGCGCCGGCGGGCGGCAGCTACGATCGCGATGAGGACGGAGAGCTGACGGGCATCGTGCGCGAAGCTGCCGCCATGGAGTTGATGCCGCGTATTATGAACGCGTTTTCTGACGACGAGATCGCAGATGCTTACCGCGGATTTTTGCGGACGCTGGCGCGCAACGGCATCACGAGCGTGTGCGACATGTCGCTGATGGCCAATCCAGGGCTTGATTTCATCCGCGACGACGTGCACGCGCGCTTGCTTGAGAACGGCGAGTTGACGTGCCGCGTGAACCTGTTCCCCACCCTGCTTGACGATATGTCGAGGTTCGAGTCGATGAACAGGCAATATCGTGGTCCGGTCCTGCGGTGCGCGGGGTTCAAGCAGTTCTTCGACGGCGTGTCGAGCCAGCATACTGCATGGGTGACCGAGCCGTATTCGAACGCGCGTTGCGACGACGATTGCGGACGCGCGACCATCGAGCCGGAGAAGATGCGCAAGCTTGTGATGAAGGCCGCTGAACATGGCCACCCTGTGCGCATCCACACAATCGGCGATGCCGCCATCCACGAGGCGCTGAACATCTTCGAAGCAGCGCGAGAGCGGTTCGGCAGCTTACCGGGACGGCAGCATAACTGCCTGGAGCATCTGGAGAACTTCCTTCCCGGCGATATTGAGCGCTTGGCGCAGTTGGGCGTAGTTGCGGCCGTGCAGCCGCCGCACATGACGCTTGACCCCGGCGGTCCCGAGCGCGATTTGGGACCCGAGCGCGTGCCGTTGATGTGGCCGTTCAAGACGATGCAGGAAGACGGGGCGACGCTGGCGTTCGGCACGGATTCGCCGGTGGTTGACGTGAATTCCATGGGCGTGCTGTATAGCGCGATAACGCGGCAGGATCCGCAGACGCGCGAGCCGCGCGGCGGATGGTTACCTGAGCAGCGCATCAGCCGCGCCGATGCGATTCGCGCATACACCGCTGGCAGCGCCGTGGCCGCGCAGCGTGCGGGGGAAGTCGGCGAGCTGCACCCGGGCATGCTGGCGGACCTTGCCGTGGTGGATACCGATTTGCTGGCATGCGATGCCGAGGACATTCTTGACGCGAAGGTTGTTGCCACCTGGATGGGCGGGACGTGCGTGTACGAGGCGTAA
- the thiD gene encoding bifunctional hydroxymethylpyrimidine kinase/phosphomethylpyrimidine kinase yields MKTVLSIAGSDSSGGAGIQADIKTIESYGLFAETAITAITAQNTCGVRAVQDIDPAVVAAQIDAVFEDIRPDAVKIGMVSSANIIAVIAERLRAHEASNIVLDPVMVATSGSRLIAEQAVAALIEHLVPLATVITPNMPEAQVLCGFPVEDDEAIQRAAQAIAQNTNGAVLIKGGHRSDTADDLLVLPDGSLSWLRAKRIDTENTHGTGCTLSSAIACGLAQGNTIEQAVRRAKGFVRGAMSTGLNLGQGNGPLNHMWCHGKPHLPYAQ; encoded by the coding sequence ATGAAAACGGTTCTTAGCATCGCGGGTTCGGATTCCAGCGGCGGTGCCGGCATCCAGGCCGATATCAAAACCATCGAGTCCTACGGTCTGTTCGCGGAAACCGCCATCACCGCCATCACGGCCCAAAACACGTGCGGCGTACGTGCGGTGCAGGATATCGACCCTGCTGTGGTTGCCGCCCAAATCGACGCCGTGTTCGAGGATATCCGCCCCGACGCCGTGAAGATCGGCATGGTCTCCTCCGCGAACATCATCGCCGTTATCGCTGAGCGCCTGCGCGCGCATGAAGCCAGCAATATCGTGCTCGATCCCGTCATGGTCGCAACAAGCGGCTCGCGCCTTATCGCCGAGCAGGCCGTAGCGGCGCTTATCGAGCATCTCGTGCCGCTTGCAACCGTCATCACGCCGAACATGCCCGAAGCGCAGGTGCTCTGCGGTTTTCCCGTTGAAGACGACGAAGCCATACAGCGCGCCGCGCAAGCCATTGCGCAAAACACCAACGGCGCGGTGCTCATCAAAGGCGGCCATCGCAGCGATACGGCCGACGACCTGCTCGTGTTGCCCGACGGCAGCCTTTCCTGGCTGCGCGCAAAGCGCATCGACACGGAAAACACCCATGGTACCGGCTGCACGCTCTCGAGCGCCATCGCCTGCGGCCTTGCGCAGGGCAACACCATCGAGCAAGCCGTCCGCCGCGCGAAAGGCTTCGTACGCGGCGCCATGTCCACCGGCCTTAACCTCGGACAAGGAAACGGCCCGCTCAACCACATGTGGTGCCACGGCAAACCCCACCTGCCCTACGCGCAGTAA